The DNA window GTGGGACGAGCGACTACTACGTGGACAAATACCTCTTCGAGACGGACCCGCACTGTCTGTCGCTCATCGCGGAAGCGTTCGCGGAGCGGTTGGACGGGACGAAGCTAGCGGGCGTGGCCCTCGGTGCGGTTCCCCTCGTCGCGGTGACGAGCGTCGAGACCGAGACGCCCTACGTCATCGCGCGGAAGCAACAGAAGGAGTACGGGACGGCGAACCTCATCGAGGGACGACTCGACGACGGCGAGGAGGTCATCGTCCTCGAAGACATCGTGACGACCGGACAGAGTGCGGTGGACGCGGTGGAGGCCCTCCGCGACGCGGGTGCGGACGTGAACAAAATCTTCGTCGTCGTGGACCGAGAGGAGGGCGGCCGCGAGAATCTGGCCGACGCCGACGTCGAGATGGAGGCGCTGCTTTCGGCCTCCGACCTCCTCGCCGAGAACGACGCCGACGAGTGATGGCTCGGGGCGGACGGTCCGCCGCGTTCGGGGTGCCACTTGAATTGCTTTCGTGTTGTGCCAGCCGATTTTTTACGGCTATCGCCGATGAAATACCATGTCGCTTCGAAGCCACGCAAGCATCTCGCTCATCGTCTCTGGTATCGTTTCGTTTCTCATCGGCGTCGCCCCCGGGAGTTCGACGCTCTGGGGGGCGGGCCTCGTGGGCGCGGGGTTAGCCATCGGGGTGCTTCGAGTTCTGCTGTAAAAGGACGCGACCGGGACGTTACGTCGTTCGGAAGGCGCGGTCGCCAGCGTCGCCCAGACCGGGGACGATGAAGCCGTCGTCGTTCAGGTGGTCGTCGATGCTGACCGTCAGGAGGTCGGCCTCGGGGAACTGGTCGTGGACGTGAAGCAGGCCGTCGGGTGCGCTGACGGCCGAGAGGACGAAGAAGTTCTCCGGGTTCGGTTGCTCGTTGAGCACCTCGTCGAGGACGGCGCACATGGTGCTACCCGTCGCGAGCATCGGGTCGGCGACGATGACGGTATCCTCCTCCGTGATTTCGGGGAGTTTGACGTAATCGATGGTGATGGGGAACTCGCCGTCGTCGTTCATTCCGGCTTCCTCGTCGCGTCCGGCGCTGATGACGCCCTGTTTGGCGCGGGGGAACGCCTTCAGCAGACCCTCCACGAACGGCGTCGCGGCGCGAAGCACGTTGATGATAACCACGTCGTCCAACCCTTTGACGCGCTCGCCCGTCGTCTCGGTCAGCGGCGTATCGATGGAGACGTACTCGGTGTCCATCGCGCCGTCGATGATTTCGTAACCACAGATGCGGCCGAGTTTTACGAGTCCCTTGCGGAAACCGACTTGTTCGGTCTCCTCGTCCCGAATCTTCGAGAGGGTGTCCTTCGCCATCGCGTGCGTGATGAGGTGGGCGTCACCTCGTTTTTCGATAGTCATATGCGATTCGTGCGCGGGAAGGGGCTATAAGCTAACGATACGAGCGAAGCCGCGGGACGCGGTGACAGGCCTCGCTGGGGCATCGAAACGCGACTATTCGCCGACTATCAACAGTCCGCCCTCGTCCTCGGGAAACGGGTTGTCGAACGTGTCCCAGTCCTCGTCCATCTCCGCGTCGGTCAGCACGCAGTCGTCGAGTGCGGCGGTGATGGCCGCCTCGTCCACGTCGCTTCCGATGAAAACGAGTTGGGTCCGGCGGTCGCCCCACTCCTCGTCCCAGTAGGTCGCAGAGCGGTTGCTCCGGTAGAGGTCCTGGTCGATTTCGGGAAGGCTGGCGATCCACGGCCCCGCGACTTCCACGCGGGCGGCGGCCCCGGCCTGTCCGTACTCCAGTTTCACGTCGTCCCGTCCGGCGACCCAGAACGTTCCCTTGGCGCGGACGATGCCGTTCGGGAGCGACTCGAAGAAGTCGTGAAGTCGAGCGGGATGAAGCGGTCGGGGGCTTCGGTACGAGACCGACGAGATACCGTAGGCCTCCTGCGGATGACGGTGGTCGGAATGGTCGTGAACGTCGTGGGCGTGAGTCCCGTGTTCGTCGTGGTCGGCGTGGTCCATCGCCCGTTTCCATCCGGCGGAGTCGGTCACGTCGCCGAGGTCGAACAGTCCGCGGTCGAGGATGCGGTCGGGGGATACCCTACCGTGTTCGGTTCGAATCAGTTCCGCGCGCGGTTGCAGTGCGCGTAAGGTGGCCTCGATTTCGTCCAGACGGTCCGCGTCCACGAGGTCGCATTTGTTGAGCAACAGCACGTCACAGAACTCTATCTGTTCGATAACGAGGTCCGAGAGGGGGCGCGTATCGCCGTCCTCGGTTTCCGTGCGCTCGACCGGCGCTCCGTCGGCGAAGAACTCGTCGAACTGCCGCGCGCTGACGACGGTGACGGTCGTATCGACGTCGTAGCGCGCCGCGACGCGGGATTCGGTCGTAAACAGTCGGGCGATGGGAGCGGGTTCGCTGATGCCCGAGGACTCCACGACGAGCGTGTCGAACTCCCATTCGCGCGCGAGGCGGGTGACTTCGGTTCGGAGGTCGTCCTGTAGTTCACAGCAGATGCACCCGTTCGAGAGCTCCGCGACGCCCTCGTCGGCGACGAGTTCCGTCCCGCCCTGGAGGAGTTCGGCGTCGATGTTTATCTCACCCATGTCGTTGACGAGCACTGCGATGTCCATGTCGTCGCTCTCGCGGAGGAGGTGGTTGAGCGTCGTCGTCTTGCCCGCACCGAGGTTGCCGCTCAGAATCGTGACCGGAATGGACCCCTGATTCATTCGTTATCGTGGCACAGACATTCCAGCGTGTTAAGTGGCCACAATCGAACCGCGGGCTGACCGCCCCGCTTAAATAGCGAGGACGTCACTGTGTGGGTATGTCTCTCGCGGACCAAATCGAGACGTTCCGTCGCTCCGTCGAGGAGTGGCTTCGGGGGCTCTATCACGGGATGATTTCGCATCCCGCGTACGAACTGATAGAGAAGGAGGCCGAGGATTTGGAGGACGAATTCATGCTCGCGTGCTTCCCCGACGTCTTCGGGGTGCCGAGTCCCGTTTCGTACTACACCGCCGAACTGCTCCCCTACTTGACCGACGAGTTCGAGGCGTGGGAGCGTCGGATGTGGGACCGCGAATCGCTCGTCGAACGCAAGGGCCAACAGTACCACTTCTAACATGCGAAAGTTCGTGTTTTTCGGCGGCAAAGGCGGCGTGGGAAAAACCACGGTTTCCAGCGCGTACAGCCTGAAATGCGCCCGTTCGGGGCTGAGGACGCTCGTCGTTTCGACCGACCCGGCACACAGCACGTCGGACGTGTTCGACCAGCAGTTCGACGACGACCCGCGGTCCGTGGACGGCATCGAGAACCTCTGGGCGATGGAAATCGACCCCGAGACGGAGGTCGAAAACCACCTGATGGAGATAAAACGCTCGCTGGGCGACCACGTGAGCGCGGGGTTGGTGAACGCCATCGACCGGCAGGTCGAGATGGCCCACCAGACACCGGGTGCCCACGAGTCGGCGCTGTTCGACCGGTTCATCGACGTGATGCGGAACTCGGACGACTACGACCGCGTGGTCTTCGACACCTCGCCGACCGGCGGAACGCTCCGCCTCCTCTCGCTTCCCGAGTTCCTCGAAGGGTGGATAGACCGTCTGCTTCACAAACGACGGCGGAGCATCGACCTGTTCGAGAAGGCCGCCATCGGCGACCGGGAACCCCGCCGAGTGGCGGAGGGCGACCCCATCATCGCCCGCCTGCAGGAGCGAAAGGAGAGCTTCGAGTTCGCGGGCGAGGTGTTGCGAAACGACGCGGCGTTCTTCCTCGTCCTCAATCCCGACGAGTTGTCGATTCGAGAGACCGGCAGGGCGGTCGAGGAACTGACGGAATCCGGGTTGCCCGTGTCGGGACTCGTCATCAACAAGGTGACGCCGGAACCGGACGAGGACGAGACGGGACGGGGCGCGACGTATCTCCGCGACCGCTGTCGGACCGAACGTGAACGAATCGAACACATCCGCGAGTCGTTCGACGAACCGGTGGTCGCGGTTATCGAATCGAGGGTGTCGGAAGTGAAAGGAACGCTGTTGGAAGAGGTCGCGGACGAATTGAACGTCGAGGTCGAAGCGGCGGCGGCCGAATAATCGAAATTTCACCTGTCAAAAACAACGATACATCGTTCCGAAAACGACGATTTGAGGCGTACCACACCGCCGAGAGTAAAGGAACACTTATTGTGCATCATCAATCCATTTGTTATGAGGCACAATACCATGGCGACTGCAATCATATGGCTAGTACTCGGCGTACTGGTACTTTTCAGCATAGGGTATCTAACCTATTCACGATATCTCGCACAGTTCGTAGAATTGGATGACAGCCGGGAGACACCGGCGCACAAATACGAAGACGGGCAGGAATACGTGCCCGCGAAGAAGCCCGTGTTGTTAGGGCATCACTATTCCAGTATTGCAGGAGGCGCACCAATCGTCGGGCCGATAACGGCGGGCGTGATTTGGGGTTGGATTCCGGCGTTGTTGTGGATCGCCATCGGGAATCCGCTGCTCGGCGCGACGCACGACTTCATCGCGTTGTCGAGCAGTCTCCGCCACGAGGGGAAGTCCATCGGGTACATCATCGGGGAGTACGTCGGCGAGCGCGGCAAGAACATGTTGCTGTGGTTCGCGTTCCTGACCATCATCCTCGTCGTCGGCGTATTCGCGTTCGTCGTCGGCGTCGTGTTCGAGGCGTACCCGAGCGCCGCGACGGCGAGCATCCTGTACATCGCGCTGGCCGTCGTGTTCGGGGTGTACCTGTACCAACTCAACCTACCCTTCGGGCCGGGAACCGTCGTCTTCGTCATCGGCGTGTTCGCCAGCGTCTTCGTCGGGCAGGCGTATCCGCTCGAGCTTACGGCGGAAACGTGGGTACCCATCATTTTGGTCTACGCGTTCATCGCCAGCGTCCTGCCGGTGTGGACGCTCCTGCAACCGCGTGACTACCTATCGTCGTTCCTGCTGTACGCGGGCGTCGGCGGCGCGCTGTTGGCGGTCATCGTCGGAACCGTCGGTGGCTGGCTCGGTATCGGCGCGATCACGCCGGCGGAACCGCTCACCGTGAACATTTCCGGCTACAACGGATTCATGGGCGTTACCGGCCAACCCCTCTTCCCGCTGCTGTTCATCACCATCGCGTGTGGTACCATCAGCGGCTTCCACTCGCTCGTCTCGTCCGGGACGACTTCGAAACAGCTCAACCGGGAATCGGACGCACGAGTCATCGGCTACGGTGGCATGCTCGGTGAGGGCCTTCTCGCAACGCTCGCACTCTCGACCGTCGCACTGGTCGGATTCACCAAGGCTGGCGGCGGTGTCGGCCAAGCGCTTCCCAACTTCGCGGAGGGTGGCGGCATCATGCTCACGAGCTTCGGTATCGACCCCGGCTTTGGCGGTCCGTTCATGGCGCTCGTCATGGTGAGTTTCCTGCTCACCTCGACCGACACGGCGCTTCGCCTCGGTCGCTACATGTTCGAAGAAATCGTCGGAACGCCCGAAACGCAAGTGCAGAGCGTCGCGTCGAACCGGTATTTCAACGCGTTCGTCCAGTGCGGAATCGCGTACGCGCTGGTCGCGTCCGGCACGTGGTCGGACCTCTGGCCGCTGTTCGGCGGCGCGAACCAACTGCTCGCGGCGCTGGCGCTGCTGACCGCGACGGTCTGGCTGGCGAACTGGAACAAGAGCAAACAGCTCATCAGCACGGGCGTCCCGATGGCGCTGATGACGTTCGTCACCATCCTCGGCCTGCTGTATCTCGCGCTCTACCAGAACGTCTGGCAGAAGTTCGTCAAGGGTGGGGATATGGCGCTCGGCAGCGCGCTGTCCGCGGGGGTACAGACGGTAATCGCCTTGGTACTCATCGCCCTCGCGCTCTCGCTGGTTCGTATCGGATACGAAAATATCACGTCGGCGCGGAGCGAACCGGGTGGCACACCGGTGACGGACGGCGGTGAATCGGACGACTAAGGTTTGAGTCGCCGCACGACGCGGTGTAGCAATCCCGATTTTTCGGACACCAACGGTTGCCAGAGAGCGAACGCCTTTCCGACGTCGGCGTTCTCGCTGGCTGCGAGCGTTTCGTTCTCCGGGGCGACGACGGCGAGGTTGACTTCGTACTGACCGTGCAGTCCGTATTTGAGGAGCGTTCGGTCGCTGAAATCGGAGACGAACTCGTCCACTTCGGTCGGGACGTCGGGGGCGATGACGACGAAGGTGAACGTCGTTCCGAAGTGTTCCTCGTCGGCCTCTATCCAGTCGTCGGCGAGTTCGTGGCCGAGGTCGACGAGCGCTTCGAGGTCGCTGACGCGGACCGAATTCGCGCGCCGGACGAACAGGTGCTCTTCGGCGCTGTGGTTGGCGTAGTTGATGGAGCGGTGGAGGAACTGCTTCTGTGTCTCTATCAACAGCCGTCCGTAGAGCGTGAACGATTCGCCGCGAGTGGCGTACTCCTTTTCGAGGTCGTAGTTGACGAAGAGGCGGTCGCTCACCCGGTCTACGTACTCGTCGTCCCAGTCCGGGACGGGATTCGATTGTCGTTCCGAGTCGTGAGACTCGATACCGCTATCCATACTGATTCGGTTGTGAGCGAGCGATAAATATCCGTTGTTGGCACGGGAGTCGGTACCGAGCCTCGTTATCATTTTATTACATTTGATACACTGTGACAGAGTGTGATAGAGGCAGACCCACTCGGTCGAGCGATACTCGATTACCAGCGCGGCGGACTGCGCGGTGACTGTGTGTACCGGGACGGCGCGGAGACGCGGGACGGAAATATCGAAGGGCACTACTTCGCCTCACGGGAGGACTGGCGTGACGAGTGGCGAACCCTCCTCGCGTCGCTCGAACCACCCGTCGTCGATATCGGCTGTGGCTCGGGACAGCACGCCGAATTTCTCCAAGAGCGAGGCGAAGTCGTCGCCATCGACGTGAGTCCGGGCGCAGTCGAAGCCACCCGTAACCGCGGCGTCGAGGACGTTCGCGTGATGGACATGTTCGAGATGGACTTCCGACCGGACAGATTCCGTTCCGCCCTCCTGAGCGGGACCCAACTCGGACTCGCACACTCCCTCGCCGGGGTACGTCGATTCCTCTCGGAACTCGCTCGAATCACGGACGAGGAGGGCGTCGCCGTCGTGGACAACTACGACCCGACGGACCTCGCTCCGGACGACTTGCTCGGCTACGGGTCCGACCCGCGCCGCGGAATCGCCCACCGAACGTTTCACTTCGAGTACGACCGGGACGGCGAACGGGAGGTCGGACGAACCCTCCACTTCGTCCTCTTTTCGCCCGAGCGACTGCGGGACGTAACCGTCGGAACGCCGTGGCACGTCGCCGAGGTTCAGTCGAGAGAGGGATTCTACAAAGCCGTCCTTCGAAAGGAAACACGGTGAGAGTGGGAGGCTAGTATTTCGGGGTAACACATAACATGGATGCGTCCGTACGCCGTAACATGGGTGGCAAACGGACGGAAGCGTGTGGTCGGTGCGGTCTTTCGACCGTCGTCGACGCGACCAGTGACGGTGAGACGCGTGACATCTACGGCGACGACCGAATCGAGGTGTCCGAGGACGAGATGCGGTCGGTGAGCGGACACGTCGAACTGCTCGGGCGCGCGAAAGACCGACTGAACGCGTTCGCGGAGCGGGTAACGTACGGAAACATTGGAGACTAATAATTCTACGCTCGAAACGGTAACCCCCGAGAAAAGGCGCATGGGAGCCGCTGTCACGGACATTAGCGGTAAAAGATAAAACCCTGTGGAACTTACGAGCGAGTAATCGAATGGAAGAGAGCATCTCTGGCTTCAAACTTCGAGGTAGCTGGGGAGATATCGTCGAGCACGGAGAGCGCATCACGCAAGCGCTCCGTGAGGCGAACGTGTCGGGTAGCGCGTTCGAGGAATGGGACGAGTGGCGGCCGAAATCGCACGAACGGCTCGGCGAAGACGTGGCTGAGAAGACCGCGGAACAGGCCCACGTCAGCGAAGGGAAAGGCGAGCAAGCGGGCGAGTCCCCCGACGACGACCTCCGAACAGCGGGCGAAAAACTGACCGAATCGTACGAGAAACTGGAAGAGGACGACACGGAAGGTGCCGTAGACAGGTGGCAGGACTCGGTGAACTACGTCGCTCGGGCCGCCGACTCGGCGGGGCGGAAGGCCATCAGGAAGGTCGAGGATACGGTGTATCAGAAGGTGATGACGCAACTCGCACCGTACTACTTCGACAACGAACTCGTTAGTGCCAACATCCAGCAGACGAGTCGGATGGAGGACGGCGAGGAGGGATTCATTTTCGAGGTGAACGTCAACGACGACGAGTTGAAAGGAGAAGTGTCGGAGTCGCTCACGTCCTACGAGGACGAAATCGACCGCTGGCACGTCGAGACGGAGAAGGAAACCGAGACGGTCGAAGCGGCAGAAGGCGTGGAACCGCCGAAACGGAGCGGCGGTCCGCGGGCCGACAGGACGTGACCAGTCGTTTGCTTTCGAGTCGGTACACTATTGGCGTGAGACGGTATACCGGATAGATATGGCTGGAGGGTTGCTGACGGTGATTATCGCCGGGGTCGCGAGTCTGTTCATGGCGTGGGCCATCGGCGCGGGGTCGAGTGGGTCAACTCCGTTCGCCCCAGCCGTGGGTGCGAACGCCCTCTCGGTGATGCGTGCGGGGTTTCTCGTGGGCATTCTCGGATTTTTAGGGGCGGCGCTCCAAGGCGCGAACGTCTCGCAAGCGGTGGGACGGGAGCTGATTCACGGCGTCCAACTGTCGCCCCTCGCCGCGACCACGGGACTCCTCACGGCGGCGATACTGGTGGCAATCGGCGTGTTTACGGGGTATCCCATCGCCACGGCGTTCACCGTAACGGGGGCCATCGTCGGCGTCGGGTTGGCGCTCGGTGGAACCCCCGCGTGGCCGAAATACCAGCAGATAGTCTCCCTCTGGATACTCACGCCGTTCATCGGCGGCGGCATCGCCTACGCGACCGCTCGCGTGCTCCGGCGCGACGACGTGGCGGAGGAAACCTCGATTCCGCTTCTCGCCGGACTCGTCGGCCTCATCATCGCCAACGTCGGGTTCGTCTTCCTCGGACCGCCCCATCAGAGCGCCTCCATCGCACAGAGCGTCGGCGAGCACCTGTCGCTTCCCGCCGTCGCCGGTCTCGACCTCGGCGTCGTCGTTACCTCGCTCGTTCTGGCCGGTCTGGTCGCCGTCGCACTCAAGCGGGAACTCGACGCCGACGTGAGCCGCGGCCAGCGTCGGTTTCTGCTCGCGCTCGGCGGACTCGTGGCGTTCTCGGCCGGTGGGAGTCAGGTCGGTCTCGCAATCGGGCCGCTGCTCCCGCTGTTGGACCCCTATTCGATACCCGTGGTTCCGGTGCTCATCGGCGGCGGCCTCGGCCTGCTCGCCGGGTCGTGGACGGGTGCACCGCGGATGATAAAGGCGCTCGCACAGGACTACTCGGCGCTCGGACCGCGCCGGTCCATCGCCGCGCTCATCCCGGCGTTCGCCATCGCACAGAGCGCCGTCTTCTTCGGTATCCCCGTCTCGTTCAACGAAATCATCGTGAGCACCATCATCGGGAGCGGCTACGCCGCGAGCGGTGGCGGCGTCAGCGGCAAAAAGATGATTTACACCATCCTCGCGTGGGTGCTCTCGTTGGCGCTCGCGCTCGGCGTCGGATACGGCGTCTTCACCGCCGTCGACGCCGTGCTCTGAATACGCGACTTACCCGTCTTCGATGTCGGCCCGACCACTCGTCGCGCTCCGAAGTCGGTCGCACAGCGCGTCGGTTTCCTCGACCGGTACGCGAACCGAAAAGCCGACGGTTTCGCCGTAGTCGGCGTCGAACTCGACACCTTCGCTCTCCAAAATCCCCCTGACAGTCCCCGAGTCGTCGTATTCGACGGCGATGGCGAGACGGCGGTGCGGCCGTTCCTCGACGACGCCCGCCTCGTCCACCGCTTCCTTGACCGCGCGGGAGTACGCCCGGACGAGGCCGCCGACGCCGAGGTTCGTTCCGCCGTAGTACCGCGTGACGACGGCGACCACGTTCTCGATGTCGCGCTGTTGGAGGACGTTCAGGGCGGGTTTCCCCGCGCTGCTCGTCGGTTCGCCGTCGTCGCTCGACCATTCTCGGACGAACCCGCCGACGTCAGCGCTCCCCTCAGAAGTGGCAGTTCGACCATCCTGCACGCGGTAGGCGGGCACGTTGTGGGTCGCATCCGCGTGTAGGTCTTCGATTTCGGCGATGAACGACTCGGCCGCTTCGACGCTCTCTGCAGGCGCGACGTACCCGATGAACTCCGAACCGCGAACTTCGAACGCCGACTCGCCCCGACCAGCCACGGTTCGATACGTCGTACCACCCATTGGTCGAGATTCGATGGGGAGCACCGAAAAGGCGTGGATTTGCCGCGACGAGAGAACGAGGGAGATTCAGCTGAGTTGGATGCGGTGAACGAACTCCAAGTTCTTCAGTTCGTTGAGCACGTCGCCCGGTACGTCCTCGTCCGTAACGAGGTAGAGCCGCGGGTCGTCGGTGAACTCCGGGTCCTCGCTGATGGTTTGGCGGATGGAGATGTCGTTGTCCGCCAACAGCGACGTGACGGTCGCCACGATGCCCGGAACGTCCGCGTCGCGCACTTCGACGGTCAGAACGGACAGGTCGAGGACAGGGGCCAAATCCATCAGGCTCGGAATCGAGGAGATGTTCTGGAAGATGCGACGCAGTTCCTCGTCCTTCAGAATCGCGTCCGTGGTCGAATCGACCACCCGCCGGTCCACGCCGATTTCGCGGGCGATCTGCGTGTTGGGAATCTCGATGCTCCCGGAGACGACGCGTCCCTCGTCACTCACCGAGAACCCGCGTTCGAGGAGGAGTCTGATGACCTGTTGTTGGCTCGGACTGCCCTCGAACTTCTGCATGATTCTGTCGAACATCCTTGTCGGATAGACGTGCCCGACGGTTTAGTCCTGTTGGGGTTCGTCTCGGGACGAGAGGGTTCATCACGCCACACGGTGACGCAAAGCCACGGAACGACACGCCGTTAGGGAATCGGTGGATGCCGTCGGGAGCGCACCTCACGGTCGGGTTCGCGGAGGAATTCGACGCCGACGGAACGGTGGTCGGGACCGCTCGGTGCTAGAGAATACATCCGAAGTATTTTTGACACGAACGGAGTGACAACGGATATGAACGATGCCAATCGGTTTTCGGACGAGGTAGCGGCCTTTTACGACGCGTCTCACGAGTTCGGTGATATCGGCGACGAATCGTTCTATCTCGAAGCGGCGATGGGTGCGGACGGGGCAGTGCTGGAAGGTGCGTGTGGCGCGGGACGGCTTTACCTCGAACTCCTCCGTCGAGGCGTCGATGCCGACGGATTCGACGTCTCACCCGCGATGCTGGACATCCTCCGCGAAAAGGCCGCTACCGAGGATGTGGAGCCGACGGTTTGGGAAGCCGACCTTCGGTCTATCGGCGCTGACAGAACCTACTCGTTGGCAATAGTCCCGTACAACTCGTTCTGTAATCTTCGCAGAGTCGATGACCAACTCGCGGCACTCGAAGCCCTTTACGGCGTCCTCGATTCCGGCGGCCGTCTCCTGTTCGACGTGTACGTTCCGCGGTACGACACTATCGCCGAATCGTTCGGCGAGTGGCAATCGGTCCGGGAAGTGGAGTACGAAGGGAGGCAACTGAGAGGACGGTCCCGAGCGACCATCGAGGACCAAGTGAAGCAGACCTACAGTACGGAACAAGAACTCGTAGACTCGGACGGTGACGTCCTGACCCGCGACGAGTTCGTCCTCTCACATCTCCCGCCACAACAAGTCGAGTTGCTTGCGCGCCACTCCCCGTTCGACCGATGGTCGGTTTCGGGCGGGTTCGACGGGGAGTCGCTCACGGACGGGGACGGGGTTCAGGTCTGGCAACTGGTGAAATAGACCGAACGGGATTCGACGGAAGAGAATTGCTTTCGAGAGAGTGTAAATCGCGGGAACGACGGCGACACCGGTTCGATTCCCCGTCGAAATTACAACGACTCTTTCGTACTCGCCACGTCGCTCCTCCTCTCATCGATTTGCGTCGCGTCGTCCATCGCTCGCGCGGTGGCCTTGAACAGCGCCTCGATTTCGTGGTGGGCGTTCTCGCCGACGACGCCCGCGTGAAGCGTCAATCCGGCGTTCATCGCCAGCGAGCGGAGGAAGTGTTTCGCCATGTGGCTGGTCATGTCACCGACGCGCTCCTGTGAGAACTCGCCGTCAAACCGGAAGAGCGGACGGCCGCTCACGTCCACGACGATGTCGCCGACGGCCTCGTCCAGCGGGACCTTTCGGTCGGCGAATCGCTGGATTGCCCGGCGGTCGCCGAGGGCCTCGTCGAACGCCTCGCCGAGGGTGATGGCCA is part of the Haladaptatus paucihalophilus DX253 genome and encodes:
- a CDS encoding ACT domain-containing protein, which translates into the protein MFDRIMQKFEGSPSQQQVIRLLLERGFSVSDEGRVVSGSIEIPNTQIAREIGVDRRVVDSTTDAILKDEELRRIFQNISSIPSLMDLAPVLDLSVLTVEVRDADVPGIVATVTSLLADNDISIRQTISEDPEFTDDPRLYLVTDEDVPGDVLNELKNLEFVHRIQLS
- a CDS encoding inorganic phosphate transporter, producing MAGGLLTVIIAGVASLFMAWAIGAGSSGSTPFAPAVGANALSVMRAGFLVGILGFLGAALQGANVSQAVGRELIHGVQLSPLAATTGLLTAAILVAIGVFTGYPIATAFTVTGAIVGVGLALGGTPAWPKYQQIVSLWILTPFIGGGIAYATARVLRRDDVAEETSIPLLAGLVGLIIANVGFVFLGPPHQSASIAQSVGEHLSLPAVAGLDLGVVVTSLVLAGLVAVALKRELDADVSRGQRRFLLALGGLVAFSAGGSQVGLAIGPLLPLLDPYSIPVVPVLIGGGLGLLAGSWTGAPRMIKALAQDYSALGPRRSIAALIPAFAIAQSAVFFGIPVSFNEIIVSTIIGSGYAASGGGVSGKKMIYTILAWVLSLALALGVGYGVFTAVDAVL
- a CDS encoding GTP-binding protein translates to MNQGSIPVTILSGNLGAGKTTTLNHLLRESDDMDIAVLVNDMGEINIDAELLQGGTELVADEGVAELSNGCICCELQDDLRTEVTRLAREWEFDTLVVESSGISEPAPIARLFTTESRVAARYDVDTTVTVVSARQFDEFFADGAPVERTETEDGDTRPLSDLVIEQIEFCDVLLLNKCDLVDADRLDEIEATLRALQPRAELIRTEHGRVSPDRILDRGLFDLGDVTDSAGWKRAMDHADHDEHGTHAHDVHDHSDHRHPQEAYGISSVSYRSPRPLHPARLHDFFESLPNGIVRAKGTFWVAGRDDVKLEYGQAGAAARVEVAGPWIASLPEIDQDLYRSNRSATYWDEEWGDRRTQLVFIGSDVDEAAITAALDDCVLTDAEMDEDWDTFDNPFPEDEGGLLIVGE
- a CDS encoding class I SAM-dependent methyltransferase, which encodes MIEADPLGRAILDYQRGGLRGDCVYRDGAETRDGNIEGHYFASREDWRDEWRTLLASLEPPVVDIGCGSGQHAEFLQERGEVVAIDVSPGAVEATRNRGVEDVRVMDMFEMDFRPDRFRSALLSGTQLGLAHSLAGVRRFLSELARITDEEGVAVVDNYDPTDLAPDDLLGYGSDPRRGIAHRTFHFEYDRDGEREVGRTLHFVLFSPERLRDVTVGTPWHVAEVQSREGFYKAVLRKETR
- a CDS encoding DUF5828 family protein: MEESISGFKLRGSWGDIVEHGERITQALREANVSGSAFEEWDEWRPKSHERLGEDVAEKTAEQAHVSEGKGEQAGESPDDDLRTAGEKLTESYEKLEEDDTEGAVDRWQDSVNYVARAADSAGRKAIRKVEDTVYQKVMTQLAPYYFDNELVSANIQQTSRMEDGEEGFIFEVNVNDDELKGEVSESLTSYEDEIDRWHVETEKETETVEAAEGVEPPKRSGGPRADRT
- a CDS encoding ArsA family ATPase, with product MRKFVFFGGKGGVGKTTVSSAYSLKCARSGLRTLVVSTDPAHSTSDVFDQQFDDDPRSVDGIENLWAMEIDPETEVENHLMEIKRSLGDHVSAGLVNAIDRQVEMAHQTPGAHESALFDRFIDVMRNSDDYDRVVFDTSPTGGTLRLLSLPEFLEGWIDRLLHKRRRSIDLFEKAAIGDREPRRVAEGDPIIARLQERKESFEFAGEVLRNDAAFFLVLNPDELSIRETGRAVEELTESGLPVSGLVINKVTPEPDEDETGRGATYLRDRCRTERERIEHIRESFDEPVVAVIESRVSEVKGTLLEEVADELNVEVEAAAAE
- a CDS encoding IMPACT family protein, with protein sequence MGGTTYRTVAGRGESAFEVRGSEFIGYVAPAESVEAAESFIAEIEDLHADATHNVPAYRVQDGRTATSEGSADVGGFVREWSSDDGEPTSSAGKPALNVLQQRDIENVVAVVTRYYGGTNLGVGGLVRAYSRAVKEAVDEAGVVEERPHRRLAIAVEYDDSGTVRGILESEGVEFDADYGETVGFSVRVPVEETDALCDRLRSATSGRADIEDG
- the upp gene encoding uracil phosphoribosyltransferase; the protein is MTIEKRGDAHLITHAMAKDTLSKIRDEETEQVGFRKGLVKLGRICGYEIIDGAMDTEYVSIDTPLTETTGERVKGLDDVVIINVLRAATPFVEGLLKAFPRAKQGVISAGRDEEAGMNDDGEFPITIDYVKLPEITEEDTVIVADPMLATGSTMCAVLDEVLNEQPNPENFFVLSAVSAPDGLLHVHDQFPEADLLTVSIDDHLNDDGFIVPGLGDAGDRAFRTT
- the pyrE gene encoding orotate phosphoribosyltransferase, coding for MANQELIEALRAADAVQYGEFELSHGGTSDYYVDKYLFETDPHCLSLIAEAFAERLDGTKLAGVALGAVPLVAVTSVETETPYVIARKQQKEYGTANLIEGRLDDGEEVIVLEDIVTTGQSAVDAVEALRDAGADVNKIFVVVDREEGGRENLADADVEMEALLSASDLLAENDADE
- a CDS encoding carbon starvation CstA family protein, coding for MATAIIWLVLGVLVLFSIGYLTYSRYLAQFVELDDSRETPAHKYEDGQEYVPAKKPVLLGHHYSSIAGGAPIVGPITAGVIWGWIPALLWIAIGNPLLGATHDFIALSSSLRHEGKSIGYIIGEYVGERGKNMLLWFAFLTIILVVGVFAFVVGVVFEAYPSAATASILYIALAVVFGVYLYQLNLPFGPGTVVFVIGVFASVFVGQAYPLELTAETWVPIILVYAFIASVLPVWTLLQPRDYLSSFLLYAGVGGALLAVIVGTVGGWLGIGAITPAEPLTVNISGYNGFMGVTGQPLFPLLFITIACGTISGFHSLVSSGTTSKQLNRESDARVIGYGGMLGEGLLATLALSTVALVGFTKAGGGVGQALPNFAEGGGIMLTSFGIDPGFGGPFMALVMVSFLLTSTDTALRLGRYMFEEIVGTPETQVQSVASNRYFNAFVQCGIAYALVASGTWSDLWPLFGGANQLLAALALLTATVWLANWNKSKQLISTGVPMALMTFVTILGLLYLALYQNVWQKFVKGGDMALGSALSAGVQTVIALVLIALALSLVRIGYENITSARSEPGGTPVTDGGESDD